From Aspergillus chevalieri M1 DNA, chromosome 4, nearly complete sequence, a single genomic window includes:
- a CDS encoding uncharacterized protein (COG:S;~EggNog:ENOG410PGW5;~InterPro:IPR002885,IPR011990;~PFAM:PF13041,PF13812;~go_function: GO:0005515 - protein binding [Evidence IEA]) — translation MLRCSNVGALQTAAGRVTALKLIPPRCVGYSGTRAIGLQSPISSSAIARRIPRRGNLGPSLFCARSVGGLRTYATDATEDIAGEENDEAQLTPLPTHEKPEKSRGAPRKRDSLLHELAKEGTSPKLREDRKQREWSNFSLNEIKRAETAANKEVIWLTDRATLAERVEKVLQKRDALFAATLVRKAQGLGLGSTAAWNYLMEYCIRENEPQAAWRFYNEMKKRGRQPNTRTYTLMLSGLGRTTNQLGFNNIKTALSIYESIAETNNGIEQSIVHANALLTACLRQGDLDTLWKVAAELPEVGPQAPDEKTYTIILKAVTFSLERDVKEIPSEDVDKIIERRHEAVIEAKKVWSEVVYLWKAGRIPMDTYLANAMAKILLQGTSDHDCHDVFKLYRQVCGTPVLVEEPRKPRAPTPPSPPPRSSPPPKPKRKQKKEEHLIAPDSDPDRNYVPFVGEDEEPLYKSREAEEELEVMEQEPEEEVSVNFDHLFDPVFSGVAPAAEQAATAEPQPAVQDATIREQATNAQETQTVAQDAEDTSSEGTSSTAESTAETPQAVETNVVTSGREIKRPSFRTLVPFGSSELCYVLEACMLMTQGTPAARANWEYFTQSDNPHKIQPDKESCLWYLRILRQSHSSRLTIRLLQDQMIPAKLVDGRVFHIALSCCRRDRKNISIFRNANEILDLMHQSIVLPDPRALEGYLELVESLRRNPQRLTILQGLEPERKKPAASLEAWGRELQVKLQLLAVQALRPHIAKFHDAMQQADNDLHAQGRSSKNKKHVAVYGSSAVKIMLTARLMMDNLLTRSNASLISEEDRKLLEEGSHRLRVYSTPGASKKFHNITVFPTPKQLRAFENGGGRAVVGEIAKRGWRHDGE, via the exons ATGCTTCGCTGCAGCAATGTCGGCGCCCTGCAGACGGCAGCCGGGAGGGTTACGGCGCTGAAGTTGATACCGCCGAGATGTGTTGGGTATTCCGGAACTAGAGCAATTGGATTACAGTCTCCGATTTCGAGTAGCGCGATTGCGCGGAGGATACCACGGAGGGGCAATCTAGGACCGTCGCTGTTTTGCGCGCGCTCTGTTGGGGGATTGAGAACATACGCTACAGATGCGACTGAGGATATCGCCGGAGAGGAGAACGATGAAGCCCAGCTTACGCCCCTGCCTACACACGAGAAACCGGAGAAGTCACGCGGGGCACCGAGGAAACGAGACTCGCTACTCCACGAACTCGCAAAAGAAGGAACATCGCCAAAACTCCGAGAAGATAGGAAGCAGAGGGAGTGGAGTAACTTCAGTCTCAATGAAATCAAAAGGGCCGAAACCGCGGCCAACAAAGAAGTGATTTGGTTGACGGATCGGGCGACGTTGGCGGAGAGGGTTGAAAAGGTGCTGCAGAAGAGGGACGCGTTGTTTGCGGCGACGCTTGTGCGGAAGGCACAGGGGTTGGGGCTTGGGAGTACGGCGGCGTGGAATTATCTCATGGAGTATTGCATCAGGGAGAATGAGCCGCAGGCTGCGTGGAGGTTCTATAACGAG ATGAAAAAACGAGGACGGCAGCCGAATACGAGGACCTATACGCTCATGTTGTCTGGTCTGGGTAGAACCACCAACCAACTTGGATTCAATAACATTAAGACCGCATTGTCAATTTACGAGAGCATTGCCGAAACCAACAATGGCATCGAACAAAGCATCGTCCATGCCAATGCCTTATTAACTGCCTGTCTTCGACAGGGTGACTTGGACACCCTGTGGAAGGTTGCCGCGGAGCTCCCTGAAGTCGGACCACAGGCGCCGGATGAGAAAACATATACTATAATCCTGAAAGCCGTCACATTTTCCCTCGAGCGAGATGTAAAGGAAATACCATCAGAGGATGTGGACAAGATAATCGAGCGGAGACACGAAGCCGTGATAGAAGCCAAGAAAGTTTGGTCTGAAGTGGTCTATCTCTGGAAAGCAGGACGTATTCCCATGGACACTTATCTCGCCAATGCTATGGCGAAGATCCTGTTGCAGGGAACCTCCGATCACGACTGCCATGATGTCTTTAAGTTGTATAGGCAAGTCTGTGGCACACCGGTTCTTGTAGAGGAACCGCGTAAGCCTAGGGCGCCTAcgccaccatcaccacctccCCGTTCTTCCCCGCCACCTAAACCGAAGAGAAaacagaagaaagaggaacaTCTCATTGCCCCAGATTCAGATCCTGATAGGAACTATGTCCCGTTTGTGGGCGAGGACGAAGAACCGTTATACAAGTCGAGAGAGGCAGAAGAGGAACTGGAGGTTATGGAGCAGGAACCGGAGGAAGAGGTCTCGGTGAATTTTGATCATTTATTCGATCCGGTTTTCTCAGGGGTTGCTCCGGCTGCTGAGCAAGCTGCCACAGCGGAGCCCCAGCCTGCTGTGCAGGATGCGACGATTAGAGAGCAAGCTACCAATGCGCAAGAAACCCAAACTGTTGCGCAGGATGCCGAGGACACTTCCTCGGAAGGAACTTCGTCAACTGCTGAGTCCACAGCTGAGACTCCCCAAGCTGTGGAGACAAACGTGGTGACTAGCGGCAGGGAAATCAAAAGACCATCTTTCCGAACATTGGTTCCCTTTGGCAGCTCAGAGCTTTGCTATGTGTTGGAGGCTTGTATGCTTATGACACAAGGGACGCCAGCCGCAAGAGCCAATTGGGAGTATTTCACGCAGAGTGATAATCCACACAAGATCCAACCAGACAAAGAATCCTGCCTTTGGTATCTGCGGATCCTACGACAGTCGCACTCCAGCCGCCTCACAATCCGACTCCTTCAGGATCAGATGATCCCCGCCAAACTGGTGGATGGTAGGGTTTTCCACATCGCTCTCAGCTGCTGCCGGCGTGACCGTAAGAACATCAGCATCTTCAGGAATGCCAATGAGATCCTCGACCTCATGCACCAGAGCATTGTCCTTCCCGACCCGCGAGCGTTGGAGGGCTACCTTGAACTAGTCGAGAGCTTAAGGAGGAATCCTCAACGTCTCACGATCTTGCAGGGTCTTGAGCCGGAGAGGAAAAAGCCCGCTGCCAGCTTGGAAGCTTGGGGTCGCGAGTTGCAGGTGAAGTTGCAATTGCTCGCGGTGCAAGCGCTGCGCCCTCACATTGCGAAGTTCCATGATGCGATGCAACAGGCGGACAATGATCTCCACGCTCAGGGCCGTTCGTCCAAGAACAAAAAGCACGTTGCAGTCTATGGTTCCTCGGCTGTGAAGATCATGCTCACAGCAAGACTCATGATGGACAACCTCTTGACCAGGAGTAATGCATCGCTCATTTCCGAGGAAGATCGCAAGTTGCTCGAGGAAGGCTCGCATAGGTTGCGAGTGTACTCAACCCCCGGCGCATCGAAGAAGTTCCATAACATCACCGTGTTTCCGACGCCAAAGCAGCTTAGGGCATTCGAGaatggaggaggaagggcTGTGGTAGGGGAAATTGCGAAGAGAGGATGGCGGCATGATGGCGAATAA
- a CDS encoding Yip1 domain protein (COG:U;~EggNog:ENOG410PMU1;~InterPro:IPR006977;~PFAM:PF04893;~TransMembrane:5 (o172-190i197-220o226-247i259-281o287-305i);~go_component: GO:0016020 - membrane [Evidence IEA]): MASAHASNYPHDDLRDDESILDDDVIEADDAIEADDPLHQDTSDTAPLRGNIQPEPSSSRGGGSGGGGFSSNYLTSSIPGEDRRATQNTIDETVWQTLSRDLTAVWEKMRQVLWPKYLMGGMLQRGGGGIGAAERGEATGFGGGLRHLVGRWPDADVVLQGGMSEGLRDWDLWGPLIFCLLLSMFLSMRAKGEQASLVFSGVFCIVWIGEAVVTLQIKLLGGNISFFQSVCIIGYTLFPLVIAALLSAMGLPTIARIPVYLVLIAWSLAAGVSILGGSGVVKNRVGIAVYPLFVFYIAIGCLCFIS; encoded by the exons ATGGCTAGCGCACACGCATCCAACTATCCTCATGACGACCTACGCGACGATGAATCGAtccttgatgatgatgtgatTGAGGCTGATGATG CCATCGAAGCCGACGACCCTCTACACCAAGACACGTCGGATACTGCTCCGTTACGAGGCAACATTCAGCCCGAACCCTCATCTTCCCGAGGCGGGGGATCCGGAGGCGGCGGTTTCTCCAGCAACTACCTGACCTCTTCGATTCCCGGAGAAGACCGCCGCGCGACGCAGAACACCATCGATGAGACGGTCTGGCAGACCCTTTCGCGCGACCTCACAGCCGTGTGGGAGAAGATGCGCCAGGTCCTGTGGCCGAAATACCTGATGGGGGGAATGTTACagcgtggtggtggtggcatcGGAGCCGCTGAACGGGGCGAGGCGACTGGGTTTGGTGGAGGATTGAGACACCTTGTGGGACGGTGGCCGGATGCTGATGTCGTCTTGCAAGGTGGGATGAGCGAGGGATTGCGGGATTGGGACCTTTG GGGTCCGCTTATCTTTTGCTTGCTCCTGAGTATGTTCCTATCGATGCGTGCAAAGGGTGAACAAGCGTCGTTGGTATTTTccggtgtcttctgcattgTGTGGATTGGTGAAGCTGTGGTTACGCTGCAGATCAAATTACTAGGTGGCAATAT TTCGTTCTTCCAATCGGTCTGCATCATCGGCTACACGCTCTTCCCTCTTGTTATCGCCGCTCTCCTCAGTGCCATGGGCCTCCCTACCATTGCGCGAATACCTGTATATCTCGTCCTAATCGCATGGTCTCTGGCAGCGGGTGTCAGTATCCTCGGAGGCTCGGGCGTCGTAAAGAACCGGGTCGGCATTGCGGTCTACCCGCTGTTCGTGTTCTATATTGCGATTGGATGCCTTTGCTTCATTAGTTAG
- a CDS encoding uncharacterized protein (COG:S;~EggNog:ENOG410PMEY;~InterPro:IPR004875,IPR001878;~PFAM:PF03184;~go_function: GO:0003676 - nucleic acid binding [Evidence IEA];~go_function: GO:0008270 - zinc ion binding [Evidence IEA]) yields MKGKYRLLILDGHGSHLTPKFDELCSQNDIIPICMPAHSLHLLQPLDIGCFSVLKRSYGRLVETKMRLRINHIDKFNFLEAYPHTRFETFKPETIRNSFAAAGLVPFDPDRVLSKLNIRLRTPTPPVSWGSESSRNFTPKTPQTLKQLHRQASSIKRLLRQRSQSPPSPTHRALNQLVKGCQLAIQSATILAKENTELRAANEKQKQKRTRSKRQIPHEEGLSVLELCELVTQPEEAIEAPPPPQPRRPSPPLQPRTRALPRCRACGNEGHKRNACPVRHN; encoded by the coding sequence ATGAAAGGGAAATATCGGCTTTTGATACTTGACGGTCATGGTAGTCATTTGACACCAAAATTTGATGAATTATGCAGCCAAAATGATATTATTCCAATCtgtatgcctgcacattcatTACATCTTTTACAACCTCTTGATATCGGCTGTTTTTCAGTGTTAAAGCGATCATATGGCCGGCTTGTTGAAACCAAAATGCGTCTTAGGATCAACCATATTGACAAGTTCAACTTCCTTGAGGCTTACCCACACACACGATTTGAAACATTCAAGCCTGAAACCATTAGAAATAGCTTTGCGGCTGCTGGCTTAGTACCATTTGATCCTGACAGAGTGCTTTCAAAGCTAAATATTCGTCTTCGCACACCAACCCCCCCAGTGAGCTGGGGTAGTGAATCAAGCCGCAATTTCACACCCAAAACTCCTCAAACGCTTAAGCAACTACATCGACAAGCTTCATCAATTAAAAGGCTACTTAGACAGCGCTCACAAAGCCCACCAAGCCCAACACATCGTGCACTTAATCAGCTAGTAAAAGGCTGCCAACTCGCAATACAAAGTGCTACAATTTTAGCAAAGGAAAACACTGAATTACGTGCTGCCaatgagaagcagaagcaaaagcGCACTCGGTCTAAAAGGCAGATACCTCATGAAGAAGGCTTGTCAGTTTTGGAGCTTTGTGAGCTAGTCACACAGCCAGAAGAAGCAATTGAAGCACCTCCCCCCCCTCAGCCAAGAAGGCCTTCACCACCTTTACAGCCGCGAACAAGGGCTTTACCAAGGTGCAGAGCCTGTGGAAATGAGGGACATAAGAGAAATGCATGTCCAGTTAGACATAATTAG